Proteins encoded by one window of Kribbella italica:
- the secY gene encoding preprotein translocase subunit SecY, with the protein MLGAFANAFKTPDLRRKILFVLFIVVIFRIGSVVPAPGVNVKSLDTCLQLSQQGENANLYNLINLFSGGALLQLAIFALGIMPYITASIILQLLTVVIPRLEALKKEGQAGQGKITQYTRFLTVGLAVLQATAFVALARTPGRLFQGCNEQLLHSDKVFPVVVMVLTMTAGTGVVMWLGELITDRGVGNGMSILIFTQIVATFPTQLWAIRKSHGIPTFLAVLAVGLVIMAAVIFIEQAQRRIPVQYAKRMVGRKMFGGTSTYIPLKVNQAGVIPVIFASSLLYLPVLVSQFRQDEKWAQWIQGNLVKGDHPIYMVTYVALIIFFTYFYVSITFNPKEVADNMKKYGGFIPGIRAGRPTEEYLSYVLSRITLPGALYLAVISMIPLIALVLLNASQSFPFGGTSILIMVGVGLDTVKQIESQLQQRNYEGFLR; encoded by the coding sequence GTGTTAGGCGCCTTTGCCAACGCGTTCAAGACTCCGGACCTGCGCCGGAAGATCTTGTTCGTGCTCTTCATCGTCGTGATCTTCCGAATCGGTTCGGTCGTGCCGGCGCCTGGCGTCAACGTCAAGTCGCTGGACACCTGTTTGCAGCTCTCCCAGCAGGGTGAGAACGCGAACCTCTACAACCTGATCAACCTGTTCTCCGGCGGTGCGCTGCTGCAGCTCGCGATCTTCGCGCTCGGCATCATGCCGTACATCACCGCCAGCATCATCCTGCAGCTGCTCACCGTGGTGATCCCGCGGCTCGAGGCGCTGAAGAAGGAGGGTCAGGCGGGACAGGGCAAGATCACCCAGTACACCCGGTTCCTGACCGTCGGCCTGGCCGTCCTGCAGGCGACCGCGTTCGTCGCGCTCGCCCGGACCCCCGGCCGCCTCTTCCAGGGCTGCAACGAGCAGCTGCTGCACAGCGACAAGGTGTTCCCGGTCGTCGTCATGGTGCTCACCATGACCGCCGGTACCGGTGTGGTCATGTGGCTCGGTGAGCTGATCACCGACCGCGGTGTCGGCAACGGTATGTCGATCCTGATCTTCACCCAGATCGTCGCCACCTTCCCGACCCAGCTCTGGGCGATCCGCAAGAGCCACGGCATCCCGACGTTCCTGGCGGTGCTGGCGGTCGGTCTGGTGATCATGGCCGCGGTCATCTTCATCGAGCAGGCGCAGCGCCGGATCCCGGTGCAGTACGCCAAGCGGATGGTCGGCCGGAAGATGTTCGGCGGGACCTCGACGTACATCCCGCTGAAGGTCAACCAGGCCGGGGTCATCCCGGTGATCTTCGCCTCCAGCCTGCTCTACCTGCCCGTCCTGGTCAGCCAGTTCCGGCAGGACGAGAAATGGGCGCAGTGGATCCAGGGCAACCTCGTCAAGGGCGACCACCCCATCTACATGGTGACGTACGTCGCGCTTATTATCTTTTTCACGTACTTCTACGTCTCGATTACCTTCAACCCGAAGGAAGTTGCTGACAACATGAAGAAGTACGGCGGCTTCATTCCGGGGATCCGGGCTGGGCGGCCGACGGAGGAGTACCTCTCCTACGTTCTGTCCCGCATCACGCTGCCTGGCGCGCTCTACCTCGCGGTCATCTCGATGATCCCGCTGATCGCGCTGGTGCTCTTGAACGCCAGCCAGAGCTTCCCGTTCGGTGGTACGTCGATCCTGATCATGGTCGGCGTCGGACTGGACACGGTGAAGCAGATCGAGAGTCAGCTGCAGCAGCGTAACTACGAAGGGTTCCTGCGCTGA
- the rplO gene encoding 50S ribosomal protein L15, translated as MALKVHHLRPAPGAKTTKIRKGRGEGSKGKTAGRGTKGSKARNNIPEWFEGGQMPLHMRLPKLKGFKSRNRVEFQVVNLEKLGQLFPEGGEVGVTELVAKGAVRSGQPVKVLGDGELTVALQVSVNKFSKSAKEKIAAAGGSTTEV; from the coding sequence ATGGCGCTCAAGGTTCATCACCTGCGTCCGGCGCCCGGAGCCAAGACCACCAAGATCCGCAAGGGTCGTGGTGAGGGCAGCAAGGGCAAGACGGCCGGCCGCGGTACCAAGGGCAGCAAGGCCCGTAACAACATCCCCGAGTGGTTCGAGGGTGGCCAGATGCCGCTGCACATGCGGCTTCCGAAGCTCAAGGGCTTCAAGAGCAGGAACCGAGTGGAGTTCCAGGTCGTTAACCTGGAGAAGCTCGGACAGTTGTTCCCCGAGGGCGGCGAGGTCGGTGTGACCGAGCTCGTCGCGAAGGGCGCGGTCCGAAGTGGTCAGCCGGTGAAGGTGCTGGGTGACGGCGAACTGACCGTGGCACTGCAGGTTTCGGTGAACAAGTTCTCCAAGTCCGCCAAGGAGAAGATCGCGGCGGCCGGGGGATCCACCACCGAGGTGTGA
- the rpmD gene encoding 50S ribosomal protein L30 — translation MARLKVTQTRSGIGGKQNQRDTLRTLGVKRIGDTAVHEDKPEVRGMVRTVRHLITVEEVD, via the coding sequence ATGGCACGCTTGAAGGTGACGCAGACCCGTTCCGGCATCGGTGGCAAGCAGAACCAGCGCGACACGCTGCGTACCCTGGGCGTCAAGCGGATCGGCGACACCGCCGTCCACGAGGACAAGCCCGAGGTGCGCGGCATGGTGCGCACGGTTCGCCACCTCATCACCGTCGAAGAGGTTGACTGA
- the rpsE gene encoding 30S ribosomal protein S5: MSGGQQRRGGGAGGERRGRDGGRGQAADKTAYIERVVAINRVAKVVKGGRRFSFTALVVVGDGEGTVGVGYGKAKEVPAAIAKGVEEAKKSFFKVPRIQGTIPHPVQGEKAAGVVMLRPAAPGTGVIAGGSARAVLECAGIHDILSKSLGSSNAINVVHATVAALQALETPEAVAARRGLPVEHVAPAALLKARAEATS, from the coding sequence ATGAGCGGAGGCCAGCAGCGTCGCGGAGGCGGCGCCGGTGGTGAGCGCCGTGGCCGCGACGGTGGTCGCGGTCAGGCAGCTGACAAGACCGCCTACATCGAGCGCGTGGTAGCCATCAACCGGGTCGCCAAGGTCGTGAAGGGTGGTCGTCGCTTCAGCTTCACCGCCCTCGTGGTCGTCGGCGACGGTGAAGGCACCGTCGGTGTGGGGTACGGCAAGGCCAAGGAGGTGCCCGCGGCGATCGCCAAGGGTGTCGAGGAGGCCAAGAAGTCGTTCTTCAAGGTCCCGAGGATCCAGGGCACCATCCCGCACCCGGTCCAGGGTGAGAAGGCCGCCGGCGTGGTCATGCTGCGCCCGGCCGCTCCTGGTACCGGTGTGATCGCGGGTGGCTCGGCGCGCGCCGTCCTGGAGTGCGCGGGGATCCACGACATCCTCAGCAAGTCGCTGGGTTCCTCCAACGCGATCAACGTGGTGCACGCCACGGTGGCCGCGCTGCAGGCCCTGGAGACGCCGGAGGCCGTGGCCGCGCGCCGTGGTCTGCCGGTCGAGCACGTCGCTCCGGCGGCACTGCTGAAGGCGCGGGCGGAGGCGACATCCTGA
- the rplR gene encoding 50S ribosomal protein L18 has product MAIGLRHNKHAARTTASRLRRQIRVRKKINGTATRPRLVVSKSSKHLFAQVIDDVAGVTLVSASTMESDLRGAEANKTDKAKTVGGLIADRAKAAGIDSVVFDRAGNKYHGRIAALADAAREGGLGF; this is encoded by the coding sequence ATGGCGATCGGTTTGCGGCACAACAAGCACGCCGCCAGGACGACAGCTTCGCGGCTGCGTCGGCAGATCCGCGTCCGGAAGAAGATCAACGGCACGGCCACGCGGCCGCGCCTGGTGGTCAGCAAGTCGTCGAAGCACCTGTTCGCTCAGGTCATCGACGACGTGGCCGGCGTGACGCTGGTGTCGGCCTCCACGATGGAGTCCGACCTGCGCGGCGCGGAGGCGAACAAGACCGACAAGGCCAAGACGGTGGGCGGCCTGATCGCCGACCGTGCCAAGGCTGCCGGGATCGACTCGGTCGTGTTCGACCGGGCCGGGAACAAGTACCACGGCCGCATCGCGGCACTGGCCGACGCCGCCCGCGAGGGCGGGCTCGGCTTCTGA
- the rplF gene encoding 50S ribosomal protein L6, whose protein sequence is MSRIGKLPISVPSGVDVTIDGQTVTVKGPKGQLSHVVAEPIVVNRDEDGTIAVARPDDQRKSKELHGLSRTLIANLVTGVTVGYEKKLEIVGVGYRVLAKGPTQLEFSLGYSHTITVDAPDGITFAVESPTKFSVQGIDKQSVGEVAANIRKLRKPEPYKGKGVRYAGEQVRRKVGKAGK, encoded by the coding sequence ATGTCTCGCATCGGTAAGCTCCCGATCTCGGTCCCGTCCGGCGTCGACGTCACGATCGACGGCCAGACGGTCACCGTCAAGGGTCCCAAGGGTCAGCTCTCGCACGTCGTGGCTGAGCCCATCGTGGTCAACCGTGACGAGGACGGCACCATCGCCGTCGCGCGTCCGGACGACCAGCGCAAGAGCAAGGAACTGCACGGCCTGTCCCGCACTCTGATCGCCAACCTGGTGACCGGCGTGACGGTCGGCTACGAGAAGAAGCTCGAGATCGTCGGCGTCGGGTACCGCGTCCTGGCCAAGGGACCGACCCAGCTGGAGTTCTCGCTCGGCTACAGCCACACGATCACGGTGGACGCGCCCGACGGCATCACGTTCGCCGTCGAGTCGCCGACCAAGTTCTCGGTGCAGGGAATCGACAAGCAGTCCGTCGGTGAGGTCGCCGCGAACATTCGCAAGCTGCGCAAGCCCGAGCCGTACAAGGGCAAGGGTGTGCGGTACGCGGGCGAGCAGGTCCGCCGCAAGGTCGGAAAGGCTGGTAAGTAA
- the rpsH gene encoding 30S ribosomal protein S8: protein MTMTDPIADMLTRLRNANQAYHESTSMPYSKIKQGIADILQQEGYISSYQVEEPKEGAVGKTLIVDLKFGPSRERSIAGVRRISKPGLRVYAKSTNLPKVLGGLGVAIISTSQGLLTDRQAKNKGVGGEVLAYVW, encoded by the coding sequence ATGACGATGACCGACCCGATCGCAGACATGCTGACGCGTCTGCGCAACGCCAACCAGGCGTACCACGAGTCGACCTCGATGCCGTACAGCAAGATCAAGCAGGGCATCGCCGACATCCTGCAGCAGGAGGGTTACATCTCCTCCTACCAGGTCGAGGAGCCCAAGGAGGGCGCCGTCGGCAAGACCCTGATCGTCGACCTGAAGTTCGGGCCGAGCCGGGAGCGCTCCATCGCGGGCGTGCGCCGGATCAGCAAGCCGGGACTGCGGGTCTACGCGAAGTCGACCAACCTGCCGAAGGTGCTGGGAGGCCTGGGCGTCGCGATCATCTCGACGTCGCAGGGTCTGCTCACGGACCGGCAGGCCAAGAACAAGGGCGTTGGCGGGGAAGTCCTCGCCTACGTCTGGTGA
- a CDS encoding type Z 30S ribosomal protein S14, translated as MAKTALKVKQARKPKFAVRGYTRCQRCGRPKAVFRKFGLCRICLREMAHRGELPGVTKSSW; from the coding sequence GTGGCGAAGACAGCACTCAAGGTCAAGCAGGCCCGGAAGCCGAAGTTCGCGGTGCGTGGCTACACGCGCTGCCAGCGGTGCGGCCGGCCGAAGGCGGTCTTCCGCAAGTTCGGCCTGTGCCGGATCTGCCTGCGGGAGATGGCGCACCGGGGCGAGCTGCCCGGCGTGACCAAGTCCAGCTGGTGA
- the rplE gene encoding 50S ribosomal protein L5 encodes MSATATEAATDRVQPRMKTKYREEIVGQLQEQFKFDNVMQVPGLTKIVVNMGVGEAARDSKLIDGAIKDLAAITGQKPQVTKARKSIAQFKLREGMPIGAHVTLRGDRMWEFLDRLLALALPRIRDFRGLSPKQFDGNGNYTFGLTEQVMFHEINQDKIDRVRGMDITVVTSAKNDDEGRALLRQLGFPFKEN; translated from the coding sequence ATGAGTGCGACAGCGACCGAGGCTGCGACCGACCGGGTCCAGCCGCGGATGAAGACCAAGTACCGCGAAGAGATCGTCGGGCAGCTGCAGGAGCAGTTCAAGTTCGACAACGTCATGCAGGTGCCCGGGCTCACCAAGATCGTGGTGAACATGGGTGTCGGCGAGGCGGCTCGCGACTCCAAGCTGATCGACGGCGCGATCAAGGACCTGGCCGCGATCACCGGCCAGAAGCCGCAGGTCACCAAGGCCCGCAAGTCGATCGCGCAGTTCAAGCTGCGCGAGGGGATGCCGATCGGCGCCCACGTGACGCTGCGCGGCGACCGGATGTGGGAGTTCCTGGACCGGCTGCTGGCGCTCGCGCTGCCCCGGATCCGCGACTTCCGCGGCCTGTCCCCGAAGCAGTTCGACGGCAACGGGAACTACACCTTCGGTCTGACCGAGCAGGTCATGTTCCACGAGATCAACCAGGACAAGATCGATCGTGTCCGGGGCATGGACATCACCGTGGTGACCAGCGCCAAGAACGACGACGAGGGGCGCGCGCTGCTGCGGCAGCTCGGCTTCCCGTTCAAGGAGAACTGA
- the rplX gene encoding 50S ribosomal protein L24, with the protein MADKSVGKGQRKLHVKKGDLVRVVTGKSKGLEGKIISVQPDDELVIVEGVNRVKKHTKVQQAQRGGTTGGIVTQEAPIHVSNVMLLVEVDKDGKKQKVTTRVGYNRVEVQKRRPDGSTYTGFRSVRIARRTGEEI; encoded by the coding sequence ATGGCAGACAAGTCCGTAGGCAAGGGGCAGCGCAAGCTGCACGTGAAGAAGGGTGACCTCGTCCGCGTGGTCACCGGCAAGTCCAAGGGACTCGAGGGCAAGATCATCTCGGTCCAGCCCGACGACGAGCTGGTCATCGTCGAAGGCGTGAACCGGGTCAAGAAGCACACCAAGGTGCAGCAGGCCCAGCGCGGCGGCACGACGGGTGGCATCGTCACCCAGGAAGCCCCGATCCACGTCTCCAACGTGATGCTCCTGGTCGAGGTCGACAAGGACGGCAAGAAGCAGAAGGTGACCACCCGCGTCGGGTACAACCGCGTCGAGGTGCAGAAGCGGCGCCCGGACGGTTCGACGTACACCGGTTTCCGGAGCGTCCGGATCGCTCGGCGTACCGGCGAGGAGATCTGA
- the rplN gene encoding 50S ribosomal protein L14, translated as MIQQESRLKVADNTGAKEILCIRVLGGSGRRYAGVGDTIVATVKDAIPGGGVKKGDVVKAVIVRTVKERRRPDGSYIRFDENAAVILKADGEPRGTRIFGPVGRELREKRFMKIISLAPEVL; from the coding sequence ATGATCCAGCAGGAGTCGCGACTGAAGGTCGCCGACAACACGGGTGCGAAGGAAATTCTTTGCATCCGCGTGCTCGGTGGCTCCGGTCGGCGCTACGCCGGTGTCGGGGACACGATCGTCGCCACCGTCAAGGACGCGATCCCGGGTGGTGGCGTGAAGAAGGGTGACGTCGTCAAGGCTGTCATCGTGCGAACCGTGAAGGAGCGCCGGCGTCCGGACGGCTCCTACATCCGCTTCGACGAGAACGCCGCCGTCATCCTCAAGGCCGACGGCGAGCCGCGCGGGACCCGCATCTTCGGGCCGGTCGGCCGGGAGCTGCGCGAGAAGCGCTTCATGAAGATCATCTCGCTCGCTCCGGAGGTGCTCTGA
- the rpsQ gene encoding 30S ribosomal protein S17 has translation MTENTAKDETVSTTEARGARKTREGLVLSDKMDKTVTVEVEDRVKHKLYGKVIRRTRKLKAHDEQNAAGIGDRVLLMETRPLSATKRWRIVEILEKAK, from the coding sequence ATGACCGAGAACACAGCGAAGGACGAGACCGTGAGCACGACCGAGGCGCGCGGCGCACGTAAGACCCGTGAGGGTCTGGTGCTGAGCGACAAGATGGACAAGACCGTCACCGTCGAGGTCGAGGACCGGGTCAAGCACAAGCTGTACGGCAAGGTCATCCGTCGCACCCGCAAGCTCAAGGCGCACGACGAGCAGAACGCCGCCGGCATCGGCGACCGGGTCCTCCTGATGGAGACCCGTCCGCTGTCGGCGACCAAGCGGTGGCGCATCGTCGAGATCCTCGAGAAGGCCAAGTAA
- the rpmC gene encoding 50S ribosomal protein L29, with amino-acid sequence MATLTAAELRNLGKDELLSKLGEAKEELFNLRFQAATGQLESHGRLRAVRKDIARIYTVLTERALGITEEVDAPVAAAEAETEADETADDSEKAGSKA; translated from the coding sequence ATGGCTACCCTGACCGCCGCCGAGCTGCGGAACCTGGGCAAGGACGAGCTGCTGAGCAAGCTCGGCGAAGCCAAGGAGGAGCTGTTCAACCTCCGGTTCCAGGCCGCCACGGGTCAGCTGGAGTCCCACGGCCGGCTGCGCGCCGTCCGTAAGGACATCGCCCGCATCTACACGGTGCTGACCGAGCGTGCGCTCGGCATCACCGAAGAGGTGGACGCTCCGGTCGCCGCAGCCGAGGCCGAGACCGAGGCCGACGAGACCGCGGACGACAGCGAGAAGGCTGGGAGCAAGGCATGA
- the rplP gene encoding 50S ribosomal protein L16, whose protein sequence is MLIPRKVKHRKQHHPKRTGAAKGGTTLAFGDFGIQALESHYVTNRQIESARIAMTRHIKRGGKVWINIYPDRPLTKKPAETRMGSGKGSPEWWIANVKSGRVMFELSGVDEQTAREAMRRAIHKLPMKCKFITREAGEN, encoded by the coding sequence GTGCTCATCCCCCGTAAGGTCAAGCACCGCAAGCAGCACCACCCCAAGCGCACCGGCGCGGCCAAGGGTGGCACCACGCTGGCCTTCGGTGACTTCGGCATCCAGGCGCTGGAGAGCCACTACGTCACCAACCGGCAGATCGAGTCGGCGCGTATCGCGATGACCCGGCACATCAAGCGTGGCGGAAAGGTCTGGATCAACATCTACCCGGACCGCCCGCTGACCAAGAAGCCGGCCGAGACCCGGATGGGTTCCGGTAAGGGTTCGCCGGAGTGGTGGATCGCCAACGTCAAGTCGGGCCGCGTGATGTTCGAGCTGTCCGGTGTCGACGAGCAGACCGCTCGCGAGGCGATGCGCCGCGCGATTCACAAGTTGCCGATGAAGTGCAAATTCATCACCCGAGAGGCAGGTGAGAACTGA
- the rpsC gene encoding 30S ribosomal protein S3: MGQKVNPHGFRLGISTDHKSRWYADKLYKDYVGEDVKIRRLLSKGMERAGISRVEIERTRDRVRVDIHTARPGIVIGRRGAEADRIRGSLEELTGKQVQLNILEVKNAEVDAQLVAQGVAEQLSGRVAFRRAMRKAMQTTMRGGALGIRIQCSGRLGGAEMSRSEFYREGRVPLHTLRADVDYGFYEARTTFGRIGVKVWIYKGDVSGSRAEREAQAAARAANQQRRPARRDDRGGRGGERGGDRGGRRDDRRDGGARNEAPKAEATTAPAADKPAETTGTES, from the coding sequence GTGGGCCAGAAGGTAAACCCGCACGGGTTCCGCCTCGGTATCAGCACGGACCACAAGAGCCGCTGGTACGCCGACAAGCTGTACAAGGACTACGTCGGCGAGGACGTCAAGATCCGCCGTCTGCTGAGCAAGGGCATGGAGCGCGCCGGCATCTCCCGCGTGGAGATCGAGCGCACCCGTGACCGCGTTCGGGTCGACATCCACACCGCCCGTCCGGGCATCGTCATCGGCCGCCGCGGCGCCGAGGCGGACCGGATCCGGGGCAGCCTCGAGGAGCTCACCGGCAAGCAGGTGCAGCTGAACATCCTCGAGGTCAAGAACGCCGAGGTCGACGCGCAGCTGGTCGCCCAGGGTGTGGCCGAGCAGCTGTCCGGCCGCGTGGCGTTCCGCCGCGCGATGCGCAAGGCGATGCAGACCACCATGCGTGGCGGCGCCCTGGGCATCCGGATCCAGTGCTCCGGCCGGCTCGGTGGCGCGGAGATGTCGCGCTCGGAGTTCTACCGCGAGGGCCGGGTTCCCCTGCACACCCTGCGTGCGGACGTCGACTACGGCTTCTACGAGGCCCGGACGACCTTCGGCCGGATCGGTGTGAAGGTCTGGATCTACAAGGGTGACGTGTCCGGCTCCCGCGCCGAGCGCGAGGCGCAGGCCGCGGCCCGCGCCGCGAACCAGCAGCGTCGTCCGGCTCGCCGTGACGACCGCGGCGGTCGCGGTGGCGAGCGCGGCGGTGACCGTGGCGGACGTCGCGACGACCGTCGTGACGGCGGCGCCCGTAACGAGGCCCCGAAGGCGGAGGCCACCACTGCTCCGGCCGCGGACAAGCCGGCCGAGACGACCGGAACGGAGAGCTGA
- the rplV gene encoding 50S ribosomal protein L22, translated as MSVQERRAVSARRESLLGDEPGAFAVARFVRVTPMKARRVLDLVRGMGIDNALATLKFAPQAAAATVYKVVDSAAANAEGTEHLSRADLVVVKAFVDEGPTLKRHRPRAQGRATRIDKRTSHITVVVGPRAEEETAKPAADAKKATGKKAAEKKGRTR; from the coding sequence ATGAGCGTTCAAGAGCGTAGGGCCGTCAGTGCCCGCCGCGAGAGCCTGCTGGGCGACGAGCCCGGGGCCTTCGCGGTCGCGCGCTTCGTCCGCGTGACGCCGATGAAGGCGCGTCGCGTGCTGGACCTGGTGCGTGGGATGGGTATCGACAACGCCCTCGCCACTCTGAAGTTCGCCCCGCAGGCCGCTGCCGCGACCGTGTACAAGGTCGTCGACAGCGCCGCGGCGAACGCCGAGGGCACCGAGCACCTGAGCCGCGCCGACCTGGTCGTGGTGAAGGCCTTCGTGGACGAGGGACCGACGCTGAAGCGTCACCGTCCCCGTGCACAGGGCCGGGCCACCCGGATCGACAAGCGGACCAGCCACATCACCGTGGTGGTCGGCCCGCGGGCCGAGGAAGAGACCGCCAAGCCGGCGGCCGATGCCAAGAAGGCCACGGGCAAGAAGGCCGCTGAGAAGAAGGGCAGGACCCGCTAG
- the rpsS gene encoding 30S ribosomal protein S19, producing MPRSLKKGPFVDHHLLKKVEVQNEKGTKNVIKTWSRRSMIIPDMIGHTLAVHDGRKHVPVFVTDAMVGHKLGEFAPTRTFKGHEKDDRKSRRR from the coding sequence ATGCCACGCAGCCTCAAGAAAGGCCCGTTCGTCGACCACCACCTGCTCAAGAAGGTGGAGGTGCAGAACGAGAAGGGCACCAAGAACGTGATCAAGACCTGGTCCCGCCGGTCGATGATCATTCCCGACATGATCGGCCACACGCTCGCGGTGCACGACGGCCGCAAGCACGTGCCCGTGTTCGTGACGGACGCGATGGTCGGGCACAAGCTCGGCGAGTTCGCCCCGACCCGCACGTTCAAGGGTCACGAGAAGGACGACCGGAAGTCACGGCGTCGCTGA
- the rplB gene encoding 50S ribosomal protein L2, whose product MGIRKYKPTTPGRRGSSVADFVELTRSTPEKSLLRPLPKKGGRNNSGKITTRHHGGGHKRAYRLIDFKRYDKDGVPAKVAEIEYDPNRTARIALLHYVDGEKRYILAPSNLKQGTIIENGPAADIKVGNNLPLRNIPVGSTVHAVELRPGGGAKMARSAGASVQLVAKEGRMATLRMPSGEVRMVDVRCRATLGEVGNGEQSNINWGKAGRMRWKGKRPTVRGVAMNPVDHPHGGGEGKTSGGRHPVSPWGQPEGRTRTRKESDRMIVRRRKAGKKR is encoded by the coding sequence ATGGGTATCCGCAAATACAAGCCGACAACGCCGGGCCGTCGTGGCTCGAGCGTGGCCGACTTCGTCGAGCTCACCCGTTCGACCCCTGAGAAGTCCCTGCTCCGCCCGCTGCCGAAGAAGGGTGGCCGGAACAACTCCGGCAAGATCACCACCCGGCACCACGGTGGCGGTCACAAGCGGGCGTACCGCCTGATCGACTTCAAGCGGTACGACAAGGACGGCGTCCCGGCGAAGGTGGCCGAGATCGAGTACGACCCGAACCGCACCGCGCGGATCGCGCTGCTGCACTACGTCGACGGGGAGAAGCGCTACATCCTCGCCCCGTCGAACCTGAAGCAGGGCACGATCATCGAGAACGGTCCGGCCGCCGACATCAAGGTGGGCAACAACCTGCCGCTGCGCAACATCCCGGTCGGCTCCACGGTGCACGCCGTCGAGCTGCGCCCGGGTGGCGGCGCCAAGATGGCCCGTTCCGCCGGTGCCAGCGTTCAGCTGGTCGCCAAGGAGGGCCGGATGGCCACCCTGCGGATGCCGTCCGGCGAGGTCCGGATGGTCGACGTGCGCTGCCGCGCCACCCTCGGTGAGGTGGGCAACGGCGAGCAGTCGAACATCAACTGGGGCAAGGCGGGCCGGATGCGCTGGAAGGGCAAGCGCCCGACCGTCCGCGGTGTCGCGATGAACCCGGTCGACCACCCGCACGGTGGTGGTGAGGGCAAGACCTCGGGTGGACGCCACCCGGTGTCCCCGTGGGGTCAGCCTGAGGGCCGGACCCGCACCCGCAAGGAAAGCGACCGCATGATCGTCCGGCGCCGCAAGGCCGGCAAGAAGCGCTGA
- the rplW gene encoding 50S ribosomal protein L23 has protein sequence MSHGVNKDPRDVLLRPVVSEKSYGLLDEQKYTFEVAPDANKTEIKLAVEKVFKVRVTSVNTLNRKGKRRRTRAGWGKRPDTKRAIVSLSGDDRIDIFGGQS, from the coding sequence ATGAGCCACGGAGTCAACAAGGACCCGCGGGACGTGCTGCTGCGGCCGGTCGTGAGCGAGAAGAGCTACGGCCTGCTGGACGAGCAGAAGTACACGTTCGAGGTCGCACCGGACGCCAACAAGACCGAGATCAAGCTCGCGGTCGAGAAGGTGTTCAAGGTCCGCGTGACCAGCGTCAACACACTGAACCGCAAGGGCAAGCGCCGCCGCACCCGTGCCGGCTGGGGCAAGCGCCCGGACACCAAGCGAGCGATCGTCAGCCTGTCCGGCGACGACCGCATCGACATCTTCGGAGGCCAGTCGTAA
- the rplD gene encoding 50S ribosomal protein L4 — protein sequence MSTVDVTVVKGDKVSKKGSVELPAELFDVQVNIPLIHQVVVAQLAAARQGTHKVKTRAEVSGGGAKPYRQKGTGRARQGSTRAPQFTGGGVVHGPTPRDYSQRTPKKMIAAALRGALSDRARDGRVFVVEQFVDGDVPSTKAALKVLAEVTEHVKVLVVVDRADELTWVSLRNVPTVHLIAADQLNAYDVLCSDAVVYTKAALEAFVAGAPKGKSVKAVATSTEAEQEVEA from the coding sequence GTGAGCACCGTCGACGTGACCGTCGTCAAGGGCGACAAGGTCAGCAAGAAGGGCTCCGTCGAGCTCCCGGCCGAGCTGTTCGACGTCCAGGTGAACATCCCGCTGATCCACCAGGTCGTGGTGGCCCAGCTGGCCGCTGCGCGCCAGGGCACCCACAAGGTGAAGACCCGCGCCGAGGTCTCCGGTGGTGGCGCCAAGCCGTACCGCCAGAAGGGCACCGGCCGCGCTCGCCAGGGTTCGACCCGGGCGCCGCAGTTCACCGGTGGTGGCGTCGTGCACGGCCCGACCCCGCGCGACTACAGCCAGCGGACCCCGAAGAAGATGATCGCCGCCGCCCTGCGCGGTGCGCTCTCGGACCGGGCCCGTGACGGCCGCGTCTTCGTGGTCGAGCAGTTCGTGGACGGCGACGTGCCGTCGACCAAGGCGGCGCTGAAGGTGCTGGCCGAGGTCACCGAGCACGTGAAGGTGCTGGTCGTCGTCGACCGCGCCGACGAGCTGACCTGGGTGAGCCTGCGCAACGTGCCGACCGTGCACCTGATCGCCGCCGACCAGCTGAACGCGTACGACGTGCTCTGCAGCGACGCGGTGGTCTACACCAAGGCAGCGCTGGAGGCCTTCGTCGCCGGCGCGCCCAAGGGCAAGTCCGTCAAGGCTGTCGCGACGTCGACCGAAGCCGAGCAGGAGGTAGAAGCATGA